In Arachis stenosperma cultivar V10309 chromosome 1, arast.V10309.gnm1.PFL2, whole genome shotgun sequence, one DNA window encodes the following:
- the LOC130968510 gene encoding probable methyltransferase PMT14 — MANKNNAPGQRGRRPLSIFAVLALCCFFYLLGAWQRSGSGKGDNLALKVNNLMSDCNIMPELSFESHHNDVEIIEPAEPKAKKIKACDVKYTDYTPCQEQDRAMTFPRENMIYRERHCPPEDEKLRCLIPAPNGYTTPFPWPKSRDFAYYANVPYKSLTVEKAVQNWVQFQGNVFKFPGGGTMFPQGADAYIDELASVIPIKDGSIRTALDTGCGVASWGAYMLKRNVLTMSFAPKDNHEAQVQFALERGVPAVIGVLGTIHLPYPARAFDMAQCSRCLIPWTSNAGMYLMEVDRVLRPGGYWVLSGPPINWKTYYQTWKRSKEDVKAEQRNIEELAESLCWEKKYEKGDIAIWRKKINAKSCLRKSPNLCDSDNADDVWYKKMEGCQTPFPEVSSKSEVAGGELKKFPARLYAVPPRIAKGIVPDVTAESYEEDNKLWKKHVNAYKRMNKLIGTTRYRNVMDMNAELGGFAAALESPKSWVMNVVPTSAKNTLGVIYERGLIGIYHDWCEGFSTYPRTYDLIHANGLFSMYQDSCNLEDILIEMDRILRPEGVVIIRDEVDVLNKVKKIVGGMRWEAKMVDHEDGPLVPEKILVAVKEYWVASSNNSTSSEE; from the exons ATGGCGAATAAGAATAATGCACCAGGCCAAAGAGGGCGAAGGCCGTTGTCAATATTTGCTGTTCTCGCcctttgctgtttcttttacCTTTTGGGAGCATGGCAAAGGAGCGGGTCAGGAAAGGGGGATAACCTTGCCTTGAAAGTGAATAACCTGATGTCAGACTGCAACATTATGCCTGAGTTGAGTTTTGAATCTCATCACAATGATGTAGAAATTATTGAACCGGCTGAACCAAAAGCTAAAAAGATCAAGGCATGTGACGTTAAATATACTGATTATACACCTTGCCAAGAGCAAGACCGAGCAATGACATTCCCAAGAGAAAATATGATATATAGGGAAAGGCATTGCCCCCCTGAAGATGAAAAACTGCGTTGCCTCATTCCGGCCCCTAATGGTTACACGACTCCTTTTCCTTGGCCTAAGAGCCGGGATTTTGCCTACTATGCCAATGTTCCTTACAAGAGCTTGACAGTGGAGAAGGCTGTTCAAAATTGGGTGCAATTTCAGGGAAATGTGTTTAAATTTCCTGGCGGAGGGACCATGTTCCCTCAAGGAGCAGATGCATATATTGATGAACTTGCATCAGTTATTCCAATTAAAGATGGTTCTATCAGAACAGCACTGGACACTGGCTGTGGA GTTGCTAGCTGGGGAGCCTACATGTTAAAGAGGAACGTGCTCACTATGTCCTTTGCCCCAAAGGACAACCATGAAGCACAAGTTCAGTTTGCACTAGAACGAGGAGTTCCAGCTGTTATTGGTGTTCTTGGTACCATCCATCTTCCATACCCTGCAAGAGCTTTTGACATGGCTCAGTGTTCTCGATGTCTAATACCATGGACATCAAATG CGGGCATGTATCTAATGGAAGTTGATCGAGTCCTGAGGCCTGGTGGATACTGGGTTTTATCTGGGCCTCCAATTAATTGGAAAACATACTATCAGACATGGAAGCGGTCTAAGGAGGACGTCAAGGCAGAGCAGAGAAATATTGAGGAGTTAGCTGAAAGTCtttgctgggaaaagaagtatgAAAAGGGTGATATTGCTATCTGGAGGAAAAAGATAAATGCTAAATCCTGCCTAAGAAAGTCTCCCAACTTATGTGATTCAGATAATGCTGATGATGTTTG GTACAAAAAGATGGAGGGCTGTCAGACCCCTTTCCCTGAGGTATCCAGCAAAAGTGAAGTTGCTGGAGGTGAATTGAAGAAGTTTCCCGCTAGGCTTTATGCTGTCCCTCCTCGAATAGCTAAGGGCATTGTTCCCGATGTTACAGCTGAATCTTATGAAGAGGACAACAAATTATGGAAAAAGCATGTTAATGCTTACAAAAGAATGAACAAGTTGATTGGCACTACCAGATATCGAAATGTGATGGACATGAATGCAGAGCTTGGAGGATTTGCAGCTGCACTTGAATCACCAAAATCCTGGGTTATGAATGTTGTGCCCACGAGTGCTAAGAACACCTTAGGTGTTATTTACGAGAGAGGTCTGATTGGCATTTACCATGACTG gTGTGAAGGCTTTTCTACATACCCCAGGACATATGATCTCATTCATGCAAATGGTTTATTTAGCATGTACCAGGACTC GTGCAACCTGGAAGACATCCTTATTGAAATGGACCGAATCCTAAGACCCGAAGGAGTCGTCATCATCAGAGACGAAGTCGATGTCCTGAACAAGGTCAAGAAAATTGTTGGGGGGATGAGATGGGAAGCCAAAATGGTGGATCACGAGGATGGCCCTCTTGTGCCTGAGAAGATATTGGTTGCTGTTAAAGAATACTGGGTTGCCAGCAGCAATAACAGCACCTCCAGTGAGGAATAA